A window from Solanum stenotomum isolate F172 chromosome 7, ASM1918654v1, whole genome shotgun sequence encodes these proteins:
- the LOC125869790 gene encoding F-box protein PP2-B5-like gives MAGSSGTDVVVTLGTDAQHQSVAPGIDFPTNEATVFFEVTYLIIGNQLDIRGTIDTKMLSQKTEYNAYLVFKLANTMHLPRLQESGNIQKMRGDGWMEVKLEYFDSKKGTDGPVEARLFEMSHIYQGGLIVEGVEFRPK, from the exons ATGGCAGGGTCTAGTGGAACCGATGTTGTTGTTACTttaggcactgatgcccagcATCAGAGTGTTGCACCGGGCATTGATTTCCCGACAAATGaagcgactgt ATTTTTTGAAGTGACGTATCTTATCATTGGGAATCAATTGGATATTCGTGGAACAATAGACACAAAAATGTTGTCACAAAAGACAGAATATAATGCTTATTTGGTGTTCAAGTTG GCCAACACTATGCACCTTCCAAGATTGCAAGAAAGTGGGAATATCCAAAAAATGAGAGGAGATGGATGGATGGAAGTAAAATTGGAATATTTTGATAGCAAGAAAGGCACTGACGGTCCTGTTGAAGCGAGACTGTTTGAGATGAGTCATATTTACCAAGGTGGACTTATTGTTGAAGGAGTCGAGTTTCGTCCAAAATGA